In one Alphaproteobacteria bacterium genomic region, the following are encoded:
- a CDS encoding fatty acid desaturase — MEDFVGRKNLIPRDRMRELTKRSDLRGWIQTISHFGAILLAGTGLYFTLNTEGVSQWWAVPFFCILGILLNYLFAAQHEYNHYTAFKTRWLNDVFNRITGFIQLYPRDYERWYHFEHHRHTQDWDNDPELISRGGPYTLGSYLPYLFGLTYWTGRIQRLFIVASGKTAHYFTDKQKQKVVAEHRWHLAGYALVAAASVYLETWAAVIYWIGPLFTMKVFQNVQNVTEHTGLTHLQDTVHNTRTIKTWWIFRWMAWNMQYHTAHHTFPAVPFFNLPALHAELVKHAGYEPPSTGYLAFQYRFIRQLIKGPETRDGIAEIDSSTAHVEPAE; from the coding sequence ATGGAAGATTTCGTCGGACGCAAGAACCTGATCCCGCGCGACCGGATGCGGGAACTGACCAAGCGGTCGGATCTGCGCGGCTGGATACAGACGATCAGCCATTTCGGGGCGATCCTGCTGGCCGGAACCGGCCTGTATTTCACCTTGAATACCGAGGGGGTCAGTCAGTGGTGGGCCGTCCCGTTCTTCTGTATCCTGGGGATCCTGCTGAACTACCTGTTCGCGGCCCAGCATGAATACAATCACTACACCGCCTTCAAGACCCGCTGGCTGAACGATGTCTTCAACCGCATTACCGGGTTCATTCAGCTCTATCCGCGCGACTATGAACGCTGGTATCATTTCGAACATCACCGGCATACCCAGGACTGGGACAACGATCCGGAACTGATCAGCCGGGGCGGCCCCTACACGCTGGGCAGCTATCTGCCCTATCTGTTCGGGCTGACCTACTGGACCGGCCGCATTCAGCGCCTGTTCATCGTCGCGTCCGGCAAGACGGCCCATTACTTCACCGACAAGCAGAAGCAGAAGGTCGTGGCCGAACATCGCTGGCATCTGGCGGGCTATGCGCTGGTTGCGGCGGCGTCTGTCTATCTGGAGACCTGGGCGGCGGTGATCTATTGGATCGGCCCGTTGTTCACCATGAAGGTGTTCCAGAATGTGCAGAACGTGACGGAACATACCGGTCTGACCCATCTGCAGGACACGGTGCACAACACGCGGACCATCAAGACCTGGTGGATTTTCCGCTGGATGGCCTGGAACATGCAGTATCACACGGCCCACCACACCTTCCCGGCCGTGCCCTTCTTCAACCTGCCGGCGCTGCATGCCGAACTGGTGAAACATGCGGGATACGAGCCGCCCTCCACCGGCTATCTGGCCTTTCAATACCGCTTCATCCGGCAATTGATCAAAGGGCCGGAGACCCGTGACGGCATCGCCGAGATCGACAGTTCCACCGCCCATGTGGAACCCGCCGAATGA
- a CDS encoding sulfite exporter TauE/SafE family protein produces MDGSALLIFALGAGAAGFVSGLTGLGTALTALAFWLHVTTPQIAVPMAASIAVLSHLITLTYIRQGIVWRRVWPFLLGGLIGLPIGVAALSVLSGDAAKAGLGAFLILYCTYGLAVRRPPVIAGGGRPADGAVGFGGGFLGGLSGVSGPLPTIWAGLRGWPKDEQRGVYQPFNLVILGLSVAGHGLYDRFDPVAGTEALIAFACAAGGSILGITTYRRTSDRNFRRIVLILLLIGGITHLIAWLARN; encoded by the coding sequence ATGGATGGAAGCGCGCTTCTCATATTCGCTCTGGGGGCCGGTGCGGCCGGGTTCGTGTCCGGTCTGACAGGTCTGGGAACGGCGCTGACCGCGCTGGCTTTCTGGCTGCATGTCACGACACCGCAGATCGCAGTGCCCATGGCCGCCTCCATCGCTGTTCTCAGCCATCTGATCACGCTGACCTATATCCGTCAGGGCATCGTCTGGCGCCGTGTCTGGCCGTTTCTGCTGGGCGGCCTGATCGGATTGCCGATCGGTGTGGCCGCCCTTTCGGTCCTCAGCGGCGATGCCGCGAAGGCCGGCCTGGGCGCCTTCCTGATCCTCTACTGCACCTATGGACTGGCGGTGCGCCGTCCGCCGGTTATTGCCGGCGGCGGTCGCCCGGCCGACGGCGCCGTCGGTTTCGGAGGGGGATTCCTGGGCGGACTTTCCGGCGTTTCCGGGCCGTTGCCGACCATCTGGGCGGGCCTGCGCGGCTGGCCGAAGGATGAACAGCGCGGCGTCTACCAACCGTTCAACCTTGTCATCCTGGGGCTGTCGGTCGCGGGGCACGGCCTGTACGACCGGTTCGATCCCGTTGCCGGAACCGAAGCCCTGATCGCCTTCGCCTGCGCCGCCGGCGGTTCGATCCTGGGCATTACCACCTATCGCCGAACCAGCGATCGCAATTTCCGGCGCATCGTTCTCATCCTGTTGCTGATCGGTGGCATCACCCACCTGATCGCCTGGCTCGCCCGGAATTGA
- a CDS encoding DNA-3-methyladenine glycosylase I, whose protein sequence is MRSFEEIFAIAADRHGGAAALNARLPKPSADIARIPDDRILAEMTRCIFQAGFHWKVIDQKWPGFEAAFHGFAPNRCAMIHDEEIEALLADPRIVRNPAKVKSVPENAGFLLSLAQEHGSAARALAAYPPTDYILLLDRLKKEGSRLGGVTGQRVLRNLGLPAFILSNDVVARLTAEGVIDGAATSKKALSAIQAAFDQWAAESGRSLSEISAILAMSIDSR, encoded by the coding sequence ATGCGTAGTTTCGAAGAAATCTTCGCCATCGCGGCCGACCGTCACGGCGGCGCGGCGGCCCTGAATGCGCGCCTGCCGAAGCCATCGGCGGATATCGCCAGGATTCCGGACGACCGTATCCTGGCGGAGATGACACGATGCATCTTTCAGGCGGGGTTCCATTGGAAAGTCATCGATCAGAAATGGCCCGGCTTCGAGGCCGCTTTCCACGGTTTCGCCCCCAACCGCTGCGCCATGATCCATGACGAGGAGATCGAGGCCCTGCTGGCCGATCCGCGCATCGTTCGAAACCCGGCCAAGGTGAAGAGCGTGCCGGAAAATGCAGGCTTCCTGCTCTCCCTTGCGCAGGAACATGGCAGCGCCGCCCGGGCTCTCGCGGCCTACCCGCCGACAGACTACATCCTGCTGCTCGACCGGCTGAAAAAGGAAGGCAGCCGCCTCGGCGGTGTCACGGGCCAGCGGGTCCTGCGCAATCTCGGCCTGCCGGCCTTCATCCTGTCAAACGATGTCGTCGCACGCCTGACCGCCGAAGGCGTGATCGACGGTGCGGCCACGTCCAAGAAGGCACTGTCAGCCATTCAGGCCGCCTTCGATCAATGGGCGGCCGAAAGCGGCCGATCCCTGTCGGAGATCAGCGCGATCCTGGCGATGAGCATCGACTCCCGCTAG
- a CDS encoding alpha/beta hydrolase, producing MLTLDQRFDFRGRPVAWGKMGEGDPLVLIHGTPFSSQVWRRIAPHLAQRYRVYFFDLLGYGQSDMTAGRDVSLAVQNELLAALFRHWNLERPEVLCHDFGGATALRAYYLNGLRYRRMTIFDAVAVSPWGSPFVQHVRDHEAAFAGGPAYIHDAMLRAYLRGAAYQPLREEALTAYSAPWTGQTGQAAFYRQIAQMKQAYTDEVEDAYGPMEGAVQVLWGTADDWIPLSQGKKLADRIAGGRLTAIPNAGHLVQDDAPEAIVAAVLNG from the coding sequence ATGCTGACGCTGGATCAACGTTTCGACTTTCGCGGCCGTCCGGTGGCCTGGGGCAAGATGGGGGAGGGCGATCCCCTGGTGCTGATCCACGGGACGCCGTTTTCGTCCCAGGTCTGGCGGCGGATCGCACCGCATCTGGCGCAGCGCTATCGCGTCTATTTCTTTGATCTGCTTGGCTATGGCCAATCGGATATGACGGCCGGGCGCGATGTGTCCCTGGCGGTGCAGAACGAGCTGCTAGCCGCGCTTTTCCGGCACTGGAACCTGGAGCGTCCGGAGGTGCTGTGCCACGATTTCGGCGGTGCGACGGCGCTTCGGGCGTATTACCTGAACGGGCTGCGGTATCGCCGCATGACGATCTTTGATGCGGTAGCCGTCTCGCCCTGGGGATCGCCCTTCGTACAGCATGTTCGCGATCACGAGGCGGCCTTTGCGGGGGGCCCGGCCTATATTCACGACGCCATGCTGCGGGCCTATCTTCGCGGTGCCGCCTATCAGCCGTTGCGTGAAGAGGCACTGACGGCCTATTCCGCGCCATGGACCGGTCAGACCGGGCAGGCCGCCTTCTATCGCCAGATCGCCCAGATGAAACAGGCCTATACCGATGAGGTCGAGGACGCCTATGGCCCGATGGAGGGTGCGGTGCAGGTGCTTTGGGGAACGGCGGATGACTGGATCCCGCTGTCCCAGGGCAAGAAGCTGGCCGACCGGATCGCCGGCGGACGCCTGACCGCCATCCCTAATGCCGGCCATCTGGTTCAGGACGACGCCCCGGAAGCCATCGTCGCGGCGGTGTTGAATGGGTGA
- a CDS encoding TIM barrel protein, which produces MTQKLKVYQSRWAMELRRPDGVERSDEEAFEMVAEAGFDGMCLDLGASEIDVAKATLPLFRKHGLGCMINAFPNTLEDLQPVLDMAKEFEADYVNIIGQVMPFTVEEGETVVRHWMAMADRAGVPILFETHRNCITNDLFYTLQLMDRVPNMPICADLSHYIVDREFWFPLSDGDQALIRRILERADSFQGRIAGREQVQLQIDFPQHQKWVEQFKAWWAEGFRSWKSRHAADDTMIFLTELGPPEYAITGPDGFELSDRWEEALKIKGWVEEIWAAT; this is translated from the coding sequence ATGACCCAGAAGCTGAAAGTCTATCAGTCGCGCTGGGCCATGGAACTGCGCCGTCCGGACGGGGTCGAGCGCAGCGATGAGGAAGCCTTCGAAATGGTCGCCGAGGCAGGCTTCGACGGGATGTGCCTGGACCTTGGCGCGTCCGAGATCGATGTCGCCAAGGCAACCCTGCCGCTGTTCCGCAAGCATGGTCTGGGCTGCATGATCAATGCCTTTCCGAACACGCTGGAAGACCTGCAGCCGGTTCTGGACATGGCGAAGGAATTCGAGGCCGATTACGTCAACATCATCGGCCAGGTCATGCCCTTTACCGTCGAGGAAGGGGAGACCGTCGTGCGCCATTGGATGGCGATGGCCGACCGGGCGGGGGTGCCGATCCTGTTCGAAACGCACCGCAATTGCATCACGAACGACCTGTTCTATACGCTGCAATTGATGGATCGGGTGCCGAACATGCCGATCTGCGCCGACCTGTCCCATTACATCGTCGATCGGGAATTCTGGTTCCCGTTGAGCGACGGCGATCAGGCCCTGATCCGACGCATCCTGGAACGCGCCGACAGCTTTCAGGGCCGCATCGCGGGTCGCGAACAGGTCCAGCTTCAGATCGATTTCCCGCAGCATCAGAAATGGGTCGAGCAGTTCAAGGCCTGGTGGGCCGAAGGCTTCCGATCCTGGAAATCCCGCCATGCTGCGGATGACACGATGATCTTCCTGACCGAGCTGGGGCCGCCGGAATATGCCATTACCGGGCCGGACGGTTTTGAACTGTCCGATCGCTGGGAAGAGGCGCTGAAGATCAAGGGCTGGGTTGAGGAGATCTGGGCCGCGACCTGA
- a CDS encoding LysR family transcriptional regulator codes for MIKPSFTGSLGDTDIRLLRVFATVVECGGFTPAEAELDIARSTISTHIANLETRLGLRLCERGRGGFALTEEGRLVYQEAQRLMGAVAAFEARVSGAGNRLVGDLHVAVIDGILTLPDVPIAETLARFRDAAPDVHVTLSVMSSEEMERRVLDGTLHAAFIGQHRKRSGLTYREIAREVQYIYCGRGHPLFVRPDADITERDLTDHPYVGLSLLDTAHSTDRPYRTRPAASASNLEAILILLQTGRYLGRLPEQYTHTWEASGILRPLRKDLTRYEQGFALITRDTKRPSPVLAAFLDAVG; via the coding sequence ATGATCAAACCTTCCTTTACCGGCAGCCTCGGCGATACCGATATCCGGCTCCTGCGCGTTTTTGCGACGGTCGTCGAATGCGGCGGATTTACCCCGGCGGAGGCTGAACTGGACATCGCCCGCTCCACCATTTCGACCCATATCGCGAACCTGGAGACCCGACTGGGACTGCGCCTGTGCGAACGGGGGCGCGGTGGTTTCGCCCTGACGGAGGAAGGGCGCCTCGTCTATCAGGAGGCGCAGCGCCTGATGGGGGCGGTGGCTGCGTTCGAGGCCCGTGTATCCGGCGCCGGAAACCGGTTGGTCGGCGACCTGCATGTTGCGGTGATCGACGGCATCTTGACCCTGCCCGACGTCCCGATTGCCGAAACGCTGGCCCGGTTCCGCGATGCCGCGCCGGATGTCCATGTCACCCTGTCGGTCATGAGTTCAGAGGAAATGGAACGCCGTGTTCTAGACGGAACGCTCCACGCCGCCTTCATCGGCCAGCACCGCAAGCGGTCCGGCCTGACCTACCGCGAGATTGCGCGGGAGGTGCAGTATATCTACTGCGGACGCGGGCATCCTCTGTTCGTCCGGCCGGACGCGGATATCACCGAACGCGATCTGACCGATCATCCCTATGTCGGGCTCAGCCTTCTGGACACGGCGCATTCCACCGACCGCCCCTATCGCACCCGCCCGGCGGCCAGCGCCAGCAATCTGGAGGCAATCCTGATCCTTCTCCAGACCGGCCGCTATCTCGGCCGCCTGCCGGAACAATACACCCATACTTGGGAGGCCTCCGGCATTCTGCGGCCTCTTCGCAAGGATCTGACCCGCTACGAACAGGGCTTTGCGCTGATCACCCGCGACACAAAGCGCCCCTCACCGGTGCTCGCGGCGTTTCTGGACGCAGTAGGCTAG
- a CDS encoding nucleotide sugar dehydrogenase, translating to MFENPTIAVIGLGYVGLPLAVALARHFDVMGFDIDKKRIAELRDYHDRTGELTRGELADSKLQYIADDSFLEEAHIHIITVPTPVGPDNKPDLRAIESASRMVGQRIRMGSVVVFESTVYPGVTEEVCGPILERESDLVSGRDFFLGYSPERINPGDKVHTVDQITKVVAGQTEKVANLLAKIYGTMNNGNIYIAKDIRTAEASKVIENAQRDINIAFVNEITHIFGEMGLSVHDVLEAAGTKWNFLPFSPGLVGGHCIGVDPYYLAHAAQCLNIEPRVILAGRAINDGMAPKIADRIHAELKPESNVLVLGIAFKENVPDIRNSKVVDLVRRLQEHGHDVDVFDPMADPEETRREYGIGLIAEPAGGYDAVVGAVGHSGFLSLSLRRLLKPGGLVADIKAIWRSRGVPEEMRYWTL from the coding sequence ATGTTTGAAAACCCCACAATCGCCGTCATCGGACTGGGCTATGTCGGCCTGCCGCTGGCGGTCGCCCTGGCCCGCCACTTCGATGTCATGGGTTTCGACATCGACAAGAAGCGAATAGCCGAACTGCGCGATTATCATGATCGCACAGGGGAACTGACGCGCGGTGAACTGGCGGATTCCAAGCTTCAATACATTGCCGACGACAGTTTCCTGGAAGAAGCGCATATCCACATCATCACCGTGCCGACACCGGTCGGACCGGACAACAAACCCGACCTGCGCGCCATCGAATCGGCCAGTCGCATGGTGGGCCAGCGCATCCGCATGGGGTCGGTCGTGGTGTTCGAATCCACCGTCTATCCCGGCGTGACGGAGGAAGTCTGCGGCCCGATCCTGGAGCGGGAATCCGATCTGGTTTCCGGCCGGGACTTCTTCCTGGGCTACTCGCCGGAGCGCATCAATCCCGGCGACAAGGTTCACACGGTGGACCAGATCACCAAGGTCGTCGCCGGTCAGACGGAGAAGGTCGCGAACCTTCTGGCCAAGATCTACGGCACGATGAACAACGGCAATATCTACATCGCCAAGGACATCCGAACGGCCGAAGCGTCGAAAGTGATCGAGAATGCCCAGCGCGATATCAACATCGCCTTCGTCAACGAGATCACGCATATTTTCGGCGAGATGGGTCTGTCCGTCCATGACGTGCTGGAGGCCGCGGGCACGAAGTGGAACTTCCTGCCCTTCTCACCGGGACTTGTCGGTGGCCATTGCATCGGCGTCGACCCCTATTATCTCGCCCATGCCGCGCAGTGCCTGAACATCGAGCCGCGCGTCATCCTGGCGGGCCGGGCAATCAATGACGGCATGGCCCCAAAGATCGCCGACCGGATTCATGCCGAATTGAAGCCGGAATCCAACGTTCTGGTTCTGGGCATCGCCTTCAAGGAAAACGTGCCGGATATCCGGAATTCCAAGGTCGTGGATCTGGTGCGCCGCCTGCAGGAGCATGGCCACGATGTCGACGTCTTTGACCCGATGGCCGACCCGGAAGAGACCCGCCGGGAATACGGTATCGGCCTGATCGCCGAACCGGCCGGCGGCTATGACGCCGTCGTCGGCGCCGTGGGCCATTCGGGTTTCCTGTCGCTGTCGCTGCGTCGGCTGCTCAAGCCGGGCGGCCTCGTCGCCGACATCAAGGCGATCTGGCGCAGCCGCGGCGTTCCCGAGGAAATGCGCTACTGGACGCTCTAG
- a CDS encoding CGNR zinc finger domain-containing protein produces MTWSADDLIAEHRGLDFLNTVEDIDKTRSRTQIPDWPTALSWLQFAGILSAPEVTVFARDAGADRAFAALIDFRERAHHVFSAIAAARGTGDAVPPALPRDFEADIRDAIACARPDPATAHYAWQVDPDRAGADLARYRIVLMLWDLLQGPELARLKECGRCSWLFLDKARGVGRRWCRMSACGNRAKAERYRKSHAG; encoded by the coding sequence ATGACCTGGAGCGCAGACGACCTCATCGCGGAGCACCGTGGGCTGGATTTCCTGAACACGGTCGAAGACATCGACAAGACCCGCAGCCGCACGCAAATCCCGGACTGGCCGACCGCCCTGTCGTGGCTGCAGTTCGCTGGCATCCTTTCGGCACCGGAAGTCACGGTCTTCGCCAGGGACGCCGGCGCAGATCGCGCCTTCGCCGCCCTGATCGATTTCCGGGAGCGGGCCCATCATGTCTTCAGTGCCATTGCCGCCGCACGCGGTACCGGGGACGCGGTGCCGCCGGCCCTGCCGCGCGATTTCGAGGCCGATATCCGCGACGCCATCGCCTGCGCCCGTCCGGATCCGGCGACGGCACATTATGCGTGGCAGGTCGACCCGGACCGCGCGGGCGCCGATCTCGCCCGGTATCGCATCGTCCTGATGCTCTGGGACCTGCTTCAGGGGCCGGAGCTTGCGCGGCTCAAGGAATGCGGTCGCTGTTCCTGGCTGTTTCTCGACAAGGCCCGTGGCGTCGGCCGCCGCTGGTGCCGCATGTCCGCCTGCGGCAACCGCGCCAAGGCGGAACGATACCGCAAGTCCCATGCGGGATAG
- a CDS encoding M23 family metallopeptidase → MQNFVLHALVILIALVAGTPLAAQQPPALSYPADCAIGQGCWILSHVDLDSGPDYRDHSCGPRTYAGHEGTDIALLDPAAMASNVPVRAAADGTVLGTRDGEPDNRMDRETDFTKGRECGNGVRIDHGGGWTTQYCHLKRGSIAVRAGQRVTAGTMLGAIGSSGASETPHLHFQLEKDGTVLDPFLGRSPDNPAACRVGAPLWTDTALAAFGEYAPSFIRHAGFAPGPLKVRDAQANPAPETLPRDAPALVFYATIYGVPAGSVLALRIEGPDGAVLVEDTFPMPETKARQFNFIGRKTPPGGWPAGRYTGRVTLTGPERTVTRIAVVTVP, encoded by the coding sequence ATGCAGAATTTCGTCCTTCATGCACTCGTCATCCTGATCGCCCTTGTCGCCGGCACGCCCCTCGCCGCGCAACAGCCGCCGGCCCTGTCCTATCCGGCGGATTGCGCCATCGGCCAAGGCTGCTGGATTCTGAGCCATGTCGACCTCGATTCGGGCCCGGACTATCGGGACCATAGCTGCGGACCGCGGACCTATGCCGGGCATGAGGGAACTGATATCGCATTGCTCGACCCTGCGGCCATGGCATCGAACGTGCCCGTCCGCGCCGCCGCCGACGGGACGGTCCTTGGAACCCGCGACGGAGAACCGGACAACCGCATGGATCGGGAAACGGACTTCACGAAGGGACGGGAATGCGGCAACGGCGTGCGCATCGACCATGGCGGCGGCTGGACCACGCAATACTGCCACCTGAAGAGGGGCAGCATCGCCGTCCGCGCGGGCCAGCGCGTCACGGCGGGCACAATGCTGGGCGCCATCGGCAGTTCCGGCGCCAGCGAGACACCGCATCTGCATTTCCAGCTCGAAAAGGACGGCACGGTCCTGGACCCGTTCCTCGGCCGCAGCCCCGACAATCCCGCCGCCTGCCGGGTCGGTGCGCCGCTCTGGACCGACACCGCGCTCGCCGCCTTCGGGGAGTACGCGCCCAGCTTCATCCGCCATGCCGGTTTCGCCCCGGGCCCGCTGAAGGTCCGCGACGCCCAGGCCAATCCGGCGCCGGAAACCCTGCCGCGCGACGCGCCGGCCCTGGTCTTCTACGCCACCATCTACGGCGTCCCCGCCGGCTCCGTCCTCGCCCTGCGGATCGAGGGCCCGGACGGCGCGGTCCTCGTCGAGGACACTTTCCCCATGCCGGAAACCAAGGCCCGTCAGTTCAACTTCATCGGCCGAAAGACCCCACCAGGCGGCTGGCCGGCGGGACGGTATACGGGAAGAGTGACGCTGACCGGGCCCGAGCGGACGGTCACCCGGATTGCGGTCGTGACAGTGCCGTAG
- a CDS encoding MAPEG family protein, with protein MPPDLSPRKRRIARIICGYPVALALIATAVNLFAIGIAPARPSLPDSTTLIALAIAAALLLVNHAWLMTATELTRLRHGIATTPEELGEDAVLARDADPTARDALERRLNAHRNLTENTVYFALLAPLFALVSPPALAAYLWITGFAAARLGHSAAYLTRQTGLRGLFMSLSLTALFGMASYLLLALTA; from the coding sequence ATGCCCCCGGACCTCTCCCCTCGGAAGCGCCGCATCGCGCGCATCATCTGCGGCTATCCGGTCGCGCTGGCACTGATCGCAACGGCGGTGAATCTGTTTGCAATCGGTATTGCCCCAGCCAGACCGTCCCTGCCGGACAGCACGACACTGATCGCGCTCGCCATCGCCGCCGCGCTGCTGCTGGTGAACCACGCCTGGCTGATGACCGCGACGGAACTGACCCGCCTGCGCCACGGCATCGCCACAACGCCGGAGGAACTGGGCGAAGATGCTGTCCTGGCACGCGACGCCGACCCGACGGCGCGGGACGCATTGGAGCGCCGGTTGAACGCGCACCGCAATCTGACCGAAAACACCGTCTATTTCGCGCTGCTGGCCCCGCTCTTCGCGCTGGTCTCGCCCCCGGCGCTGGCGGCGTATCTCTGGATCACCGGTTTCGCCGCAGCGCGCCTTGGCCATAGCGCGGCCTATCTGACCCGGCAGACCGGCCTGCGTGGATTGTTCATGAGCCTCAGCCTGACCGCTCTGTTCGGGATGGCGAGCTATCTCCTCCTCGCCCTGACCGCCTAG